One window from the genome of Hyperolius riggenbachi isolate aHypRig1 chromosome 6, aHypRig1.pri, whole genome shotgun sequence encodes:
- the HAS1 gene encoding hyaluronan synthase 1: protein MADIEKDERQWIGIARRVMTFTFAILVLAGVMWAFVDSIPLATDEYKIMAFGIYGAFLTVHLMIQSFFAFLEHRKMRRGGLPCSYTKTVALTISAFQEDPIYLRECLESVKNTHYPPDKLKIIMVIDGNNPDDRYMMDMFTEVFAGEDVGTYIWQNNYHHWDKDKAEKFHIDDNPFDTQENPGIHWIDPSPRDDNRIYEDPSNLQHEGNITYDNMINQRTRVRGIEMQERTRQPFGDLLQEEPLPIYTDIEMEDPTRQEVEQVIRSKRCVCIMQKWGGKREVMYTAFKALGDSVDYIQVCDSDTKLEPLATLELVKVLESNDRYGAVGGDVRILNLSDSYISFMSSLRYWIAFNVERACQSYFDCVSCISGPLGLYRNDLLQTFLESWYNQKFLGTHCTFGDDRHLTNRMLSIGYATKYTARSKCYSETPAQFLRWLNQQTRWTKSYFREWLYNALWWHKHHLWMTYESIIAGIFPFFVTFTVIKLFFSCHLWDIMWVLLTIQLIATVKALYACFLRRNMVMIFMSLYAVLYMAGLLPTKYFAILTMNKSSWGTSGRKKMVGNYMPLLPLSIWWGILLAGLIYTIVMMSICSSCRLIEIEKNYLIYGSAAYAGYWILMVCLYWIWIKRCCRKRRDYYDVE, encoded by the exons ATGGCCGACATAGAGAAAGACGAGCGCCAGTGGATCGGCATAGCTCGTAGGGTGATGACCTTCACATTTGCTATCCTAGTGCTGGCGGGGGTGATGTGGGCATTTGTTGATAGTATCCCGCTGGCCACAGACGAGTATAAAATTATGGCTTTCGGAATCTATGGGGCGTTTTTAACAGTGCACCTCATGATCCaaagtttttttgcttttttggaGCACCGGAAAATGAGGCGAGGTGGCCTTCCTTGTTCTTACACCAAAACTGTGGCATTGACTATATCAGCTTTCCAGGAGGACCCCATTTACTTGCGGGAATGCCTGGAATCCGTCAAGAACACACATTATCCTCCAGATAAGTTAAAAATTATCATGGTCATTGACGGTAACAACCCAGACGACCGTTACATGATGGATATGTTTACAGAGGTCTTCGCTGGTGAGGACGTTGGCACATATATCTGGCAGAACAACTATCACCACTGGGACAAGGACAAAGCTGAGAAGTTCCATATCGATGATAATCCATTTGACACGCAGGAAAATCCTGGAATCCATTGGATTGACCCTTCACCAAGGGACGATAATAGGATCTATGAGGACCCTAGTAACTTGCAGCATGAAGGAAACATCACATATGACAACATGATAAATCAGAGGACACGTGTTCGAGGAATAGAGATGCAGGAACGTACAAGACAGCCGTTCGGTGACCTGCTGCAGGAAGAGCCACTGCCCATATATACAGACATCGAGATGGAAGACCCCACTAGGCAGGAGGTGGAGCAGGTTATTAGGTCTAAGAGATGTGTGTGCATCATGCAGAAGTGGGGTGGGAAGAGAGAAGTCATGTACACGGCCTTCAAGGCTCTCGGAGACTCAGTGGATTATATCCAG gtgtgtgactccgaCACCAAGCTGGAACCGCTGGCCACGCTGGAGCTGGTGAAGGTTCTGGAATCTAATGACCGATACGGTGCGGTGGGTGGAGATGTCCGAATTCTCAACCTCTCAGACTCCTACATCAGCTTCATGAGCAGCCTGAGGTACTGGATTGCCTTCAACGTGGAACGAGCGTGCCAATCCTACTTCGACTGCGTCTCCTGCATCAGCGGCCCTCTGG GGCTCTACCGCAATGACCTGCTCCAGACCTTCCTGGAATCCTGGTACAATCAGAAGTTCCTGGGAACACACTGCACGTTTGGTGACGACCGGCATCTGACCAACAGAATGCTCAGCATTGGCTACGCAACTAA ATACACGGCGCGCTCAAAATGCTACTCGGAGACCCCCGCCCAGTTCCTGCGTTGGCTGAACCAGCAGACTCGTTGGACCAAGTCTTATTTCCGTGAGTGGCTGTACAATGCTCTGTGGTGGCACAAGCACCACCTCTGGATGACCTATGAGTCCATCATTGCTGGAATCTTCCCATTCTTTGTCACCTTCACCGTCATCAAATTGTTCTTCAGCTGTCACCTTTGGGACATCATGTGGGTGCTCCTCACCATCCAGCTTATTGCCACCGTCAAAGCCCTGTATGCTTGTTTCCTGCGGCGGAACATGGTCATGATCTTCATGTCTCTGTATGCCGTTCTTTACATGGCTGGGCTGCTTCCCACTAAGTACTTTGCCATTCTGACCATGAACAAGAGCAGCTGGGGAACATCGGGACGTAAGAAGATGGTCGGCAACTACATGCCTCTTCTGCCTCTGTCCATCTGGTGGGGAATCCTCCTGGCTGGTCTCATCTACACCATTGTCATGATGTCCATATGCAGCTCGTGTCGACTAATTGAAATAGAGAAAAACTATTTAATCTACGGTTCAGCTGCTTATGCCGGTTACTGGATTCTGATGGTCTGTCTCTACTGGATCTGGATCAAACgctgctgcaggaagaggagggACTACTACGATGTCGAATAA